In Plectropomus leopardus isolate mb unplaced genomic scaffold, YSFRI_Pleo_2.0 unplaced_scaffold251, whole genome shotgun sequence, the genomic stretch GTTACGTCCTGCTGCACATGCTCTGTTAGCTTTGTTTGCACCCTGAGCAGTATTCTTACTGTTTGCATTGTTAGCAGTGTCATTACTGCTAGCAGTGTTAGCAGTTTTGTAACAGTTAGCATTGTTGGCAGTATTattaatgttagcatgttagcgaAGGAAGGAAGATGCTTTAAATCCTCTGAGGTAAATTTATCTGCCAAACTGACAACTGGATgtctgacataaaaacacaaacatattgtATAGAGCAATAGAAGAACATAAACATTAGAAACTACTGAAGAAACAGTTAAGATGATGCTGAACTGaagagctgctggaggagggctaaaaaaaagtcctgtcaTATTGCACAGACCCAAGCTCCAAGCTGTATTTAGCTATATTTAAAACCATAACTGTTAGTGTTGTTTGATCTATTATTAATGTTAGCTTTGTTAGCAGTATTATTGATgtgagctttttttctctccattagCAGTGTTAGCTCCATTAACAATTTTAGTGGTGTTAGCTTTATTAATATAGTAAGCAGTTTTAGCACTATTAGCATAGTTTGCAGCGTTAGCTCCATTAACAATGTACGCTGAGTTCACACTTCATTTTCAATGGAAGCCGATGACACGAGGGTCAAGTTGAGCTTTCGTCAGCGCTGCAATGATGCAACGAAGCATCGACCGatcacttgtttttgtttgtgctgttattCAGCTTAGTTAGCTGGTGCTATGATAGCTTGCACATGGTTGGCGTGATGATGACGTGATGATGGCGTGATGATGACGTGATGATGGCGTGATGATGACGTGATGATGGCGTGATGATGACGCTTTGCTCTGCTCCTCCAGGTTTCACTCTCAACAACACCATCTACCAGCAGCTGGTGGCTCGATACTCTGACCCAGACATGACCATCGACTTTGATAACTTCGTGGGCTGCCTGATGAGGCTGGAGATGATGTTCAGTGAGTCAGACGGAGGCTTACGTAGAGAGCTAATGaagacagcaaaaaaagctAACAAAGGAAGCTAACGatgaaagcaaacaaagaaagataacatagaaagcaaaaacaaaaaagctaaagaAGAAAGTTAACATAGAAAGCTAACAAAGAAAGGTACCTAGGAAAGCTAACAAAAAGGTAACAGAAAGATAACGAAGAAACGTAACACGGAAAGCTtacaaagaaagacaacatAGAAAGctaacaaaaaagtaaacaagaaaCCTAACATAGAGAGCTAAcgaagaaggaaaacaaaaagctaaCAAAGAAACCTAATGAAGAAAGCTGACAAAGAAAGCTAACatagaaagcaaaaacaaaaaagctaaagaAGAAAGGTAACATAGAAGGCTAACAAAGAAAGCTAATGAAGAAAACTAACAAAGAAACCTTACATAGAAAGctaagaaagaaagcaaactgtCAAAATTC encodes the following:
- the LOC121966574 gene encoding calpain-1 catalytic subunit-like, producing the protein MMTLCSAPPGFTLNNTIYQQLVARYSDPDMTIDFDNFVGCLMRLEMMFRIFKKLDAHDSGSIELDFNQWLSFAMI